The genome window GCGCCGCTCGCCGGCTACACGCATCTGGCGTTTCGCCGCGTGCTGCGCGAGCTCGGCGGGCTCGGTCTCGCGACGACCGATCTTGTGCATGCGACGATGCTCGTCTCCGGGAAGCGGAAGTCGCTTGAGCTGATCGAGACGCATCCCGCGGACACGCCGCTGTCGGTCCAGATCTATAGCGGCGTGCGGGAGCATGTCGTTACCGCGGCGAAGTGGCTGGAAGACCGGGGCTACCGGGGCGTCGACATCAACATGGGCTGCCCGATGGCCAAGGTGACGGGCTCGGGGGGCGGGGCGCGGCTCATGTGCGATCCGGATGGGGCCTGCCGCCTCGTCGCCGATACGGTCGCGGCCGTGAAGATCCCGGTGACGGTCAAGATGCGGCTGGGGTGGGACCGGAACACGATTACCGCCCCGGCTCTGGCGCGGGAGTTCGAGGCGGCGGGCGTGGCGGCGATCACGATTCATGGTCGGACCCGGTCGCAGGGCTTTCGCGGGACGGTCGACCTGGACGGGATTCGCGACGTTGTGGCGGCCGTGGACGCGATTCCGGTGATCGGCAACGGGGATGTCGTGACCGTGGCGGACGCGATCCGGATGCGGGAATACACCGGTTGCGATGCGGTGGCGATTGGCCGGGGGGCGCTGCTGGATCCGTGGATGTTCCGCAGGCTGGGCGCGTGGCATGAGGGTGCTGATGCGGAGTTTACGCCGACGCCGGAGGACCAGGTCCGGTTTCTAAGGCGGCATCTGGAGCTGATGTGGGAGCAGCATGGGGATTACAGCTGCTTGATGTTCCGGAAGTTTGCGGCGTGGTATGGGGCGCGGCTGGGGATTCCGGAGGATCTGGAGGATCGGTTGCGGCGGTTCACGAGTCGGGAGGAGTTTGACGGGATTGCGGCGGAGGTGGCGGAGCGGCATGGCCAGCGTGAGATGACGGTGGCGACGGCGTTGATCCGTGTTCCGAACGGGCCGGTCGAGCACTGGTAGACGGCGATACGTCGCCAACTCGAACAGCGCGCCGGCCGGCACAGTGATGCCCGCTCAAACCCATTGTGCCACGGCCGCTGGGGTCAAGGGGGCCTCGCCCCCTTGCCGCCGGAGGCACTCCTATGAGGAACCGTGGGACACAACGGACGTCCGCTTTGTGGTACCAGCTATGTGGACTCCCTCATATCACACAGCTCGCTTCGCAATCCCTGCGGGTTAGGTGAGGGGGCATACCGCACGTCGTCCGCGTTTGGACACACTCTCCTTCAGACATCTCTCGACGGCCAGGCCTCCGGCGGGCAAAGGGGCGTTGCCCCTCTGCACTCCCCACCAGGGTGCCCCTGGACCCGGTGAAGGTGAGCGCTACTGCGCCAGTACACGATCGAACAACGCGTACGCCCGCTCACGGATCTCATTCGGAAAGTCGTGATCGCAATCCGGATGCGCCACCTCCAGACGATCCCCCGCCCTCAACAACTCAAACACCGGCCGCGCCGCCACCACAACCCGGTCCACACTGTCATGCCGAAAGTTCGAATCATGCAGCGGAGCCGAAATGAAAACATGCCGCGGCGCGAGCGCCGCCACCAGCTCCGAAAAATCGAACGGAATCGTATCGACCTTCCCCCGATACCCCGCCAGCCGCGGCATATACCGCGTCTGCGCCCACCCCTTCTCCGGCATCCACACCCGCTCCACCCCACCGTAATAGTCCACGAACTGATCAAGACCGCAGGAAGAAACAATCACCTTCAGCCGCTCGTCAAACAGCGCCGCGAACACCGAATTGTGCCCCCCCAGCGAATGCCCGATCACCCCGTACTGCCCGGTCCGGACAAACGGCAGCGAATCCAGCAGATCCAGCCCCCGCGAAGCATCCCAGATCGCCTTCATCGTCCCGCTCTCCCACCCCAGCCCCTTGAGATCCGGCTGGTAGTTCGCCAGCAGCGGATAACTGGGAGCCAGCGTGACGTACCCCCGCTCCGCCAGTTCGCTGGCATACTGCCGGTTCGCTTTCCCTCCCAGTCCCACGACCACCTTGTAGCCGACCACATTGTCGGTCGGATGCAGGCACAGAACCGCCGGCGCCTTCGTTCCCGCGTCGCCGAGCAGCTTCTTCGGAATCAGCAGAAACGCCGGAACACGACCATTTGGCTCAGACGTGTACTCGATCATCCGCCGCACATAGCTCCCGCAGTCCTCCTCTGACAGCGTCTTCACGTCGAGAGGAACGCGCCGCTCCAGCCCGGGAAACGGCCCGGCCACCTGCTGAAACGCCGTCAGGATCGCCTTCCGCCGCTTCTCCCAGTCCTCCGCCGTCCTGGCCGGCTCCGGCTTCCCCGACGGGGTGGAAAACAGCAGAAGCTCGTCCCGAGGGAGCGTGCGAACCGGCAGCCCCTCCTCGCCGCGCACACGGCCGTGGACGAGAAGAACGACAACCAGCGCAGCGAGAGTGCGGAGCATGAGAGAAAGTCGGAAATTTCCGGAACACCGCGCGGGCGGACGGCCGTTCCGAGGCGACGGGGACGGATCGATCCGATTCTGTTGATCTGTTCGCCGCCGCACAACTCCCCGACGATTGACGCCCTTTCGCGCACGCCGATATACCATCGAACCGGCCGACCGGGGGCGCTGTCCTGCCCCCGTTGTCAGCCACCGTCCCACCGAGCTTCCATGACGCAGCGCATCTTCAACTTTTCCGCCGGTCCCGCCGTTCTCCCCGTCCCCGTCCTCGAGGAGGCCCGCGAAAACCTCCTGTCGCTCGGCAAGACCGGCATCGGCGTCATGGAGCATTCGCATCGCGGCAAGGCGTTCATCAAGGTCCTGGAAGAGACCGAAGCCGCCTGCCGGACCCTGGGCGGGATTCCGGACAACTACAAGGTCCTGTTCCTTTCCGGCGGCGCGTCGAGCCAGTTCTTCATGATCCCGATGAACTTCCTCGGGAAGACCGACACGGCGGACTACCTCGTCACCGGCGCCTGGTCCGAGAAGGCAGTCTCCGACGCCAAGCGGTACGGCAACGTCCACATCGCCTGCACCAGCAAAGACAAGAACTTCAACTACATCCCCGAGAAGGCGACGTACAGCGACAAGCCGAAGTACGTCCACTTCACGTCGAACAACACGATCTTCGGCACGCAGTTCACGGCCGAGCCGACCTCTCCGGCCGACGCCCCGCTGATCTGCGATACCAGCAGCGACATGTTCTGCCGGCCGATCGACGTCTCGAAGTACGGCCTGATTTACGCTGGAGCCCAGAAGAACCTCGGCCCGGCGGGCGTGACCCTGGTCATCATCCGCGACGACCTCGTGAAGGCGGGCGCCGTCGACATCCCGGCGATGCTCCAGTACCGGACGCATGCCGAGAACGACTCCTGCTACAACACGCCGCCGTGCTTCCCGATCTACGTGATGGGCCTGGTCTTCAAGTGGATCCAGAGCACGGGCGGCTTGGCGGCGATGCAGAAGCGGAACGAAGAGAAGGCCGGCAAGCTCTACAGCTACCTCGACGGCAGCAAGCTCTTCAAGGCGACCGCCGCCGGGGGTTCCCGCTCGCTGATGAACGTCACGTTCGTCACGGGGAACCAGGAGAGCGATGACAAATTCATCGCCT of Planctomyces sp. SH-PL14 contains these proteins:
- a CDS encoding tRNA dihydrouridine synthase, with the translated sequence MSLTAGLTAPTADSAVPALLENGPIAIGARTIPTRYFLAPLAGYTHLAFRRVLRELGGLGLATTDLVHATMLVSGKRKSLELIETHPADTPLSVQIYSGVREHVVTAAKWLEDRGYRGVDINMGCPMAKVTGSGGGARLMCDPDGACRLVADTVAAVKIPVTVKMRLGWDRNTITAPALAREFEAAGVAAITIHGRTRSQGFRGTVDLDGIRDVVAAVDAIPVIGNGDVVTVADAIRMREYTGCDAVAIGRGALLDPWMFRRLGAWHEGADAEFTPTPEDQVRFLRRHLELMWEQHGDYSCLMFRKFAAWYGARLGIPEDLEDRLRRFTSREEFDGIAAEVAERHGQREMTVATALIRVPNGPVEHW
- a CDS encoding alpha/beta hydrolase, with protein sequence MLRTLAALVVVLLVHGRVRGEEGLPVRTLPRDELLLFSTPSGKPEPARTAEDWEKRRKAILTAFQQVAGPFPGLERRVPLDVKTLSEEDCGSYVRRMIEYTSEPNGRVPAFLLIPKKLLGDAGTKAPAVLCLHPTDNVVGYKVVVGLGGKANRQYASELAERGYVTLAPSYPLLANYQPDLKGLGWESGTMKAIWDASRGLDLLDSLPFVRTGQYGVIGHSLGGHNSVFAALFDERLKVIVSSCGLDQFVDYYGGVERVWMPEKGWAQTRYMPRLAGYRGKVDTIPFDFSELVAALAPRHVFISAPLHDSNFRHDSVDRVVVAARPVFELLRAGDRLEVAHPDCDHDFPNEIRERAYALFDRVLAQ
- the serC gene encoding 3-phosphoserine/phosphohydroxythreonine transaminase codes for the protein MTQRIFNFSAGPAVLPVPVLEEARENLLSLGKTGIGVMEHSHRGKAFIKVLEETEAACRTLGGIPDNYKVLFLSGGASSQFFMIPMNFLGKTDTADYLVTGAWSEKAVSDAKRYGNVHIACTSKDKNFNYIPEKATYSDKPKYVHFTSNNTIFGTQFTAEPTSPADAPLICDTSSDMFCRPIDVSKYGLIYAGAQKNLGPAGVTLVIIRDDLVKAGAVDIPAMLQYRTHAENDSCYNTPPCFPIYVMGLVFKWIQSTGGLAAMQKRNEEKAGKLYSYLDGSKLFKATAAGGSRSLMNVTFVTGNQESDDKFIAFAKERGLDGLKGHRSVGGMRASIYNAFPAEGVDALITAMKDFEAK